In the Moraxella osloensis genome, CTTGGCGGTTATGTCAAAATGCTCGATGAGCGAGAAGGCAAAGTCAATCCAGCTGAACGTCATTTAGCCTTTAATAACCAAAAACCTTGGAAAAAAATCGCCATCGTCGCAGCAGGTCCAGTGATGAACTTACTGATTGCGATTTTTTTGTATTGGCTGCTATTTATCACCCCAACCCAAGTATTGGCGACCAAAGTCGGCAGTATTTTGCCCAATTCACCCGTCAGTCAAACCAGTCTAAAAGTCGGTGACGAAATTGTTGCGGTCGATAATAAACCCATTCAAAGCTGGCAAGATATTAACTATGCGTTAGCCGATCGCATGGGTGAGTCGGGGCAAGTTAATTTAACAGTGAATGGCGCGCAAGGTCAAACCAATGTTGCCGTGCCGATACAGCGCTTTATGAAAGTAGAAGCGGGTAAAGCAACCAACCCCATTGATAGTCTAGGCGCGATTCCATGGCAACCAAAAATTCCGGCGGTAATCGGTGAAATTGTCCCAAATAGCGCTGCCGCGCGTCAAGGTCTGCAAGTCGGTGATACCATCACCCGTGTCAACGGTCAACCGGTGAGCGATTGGCTGGCGTTTTCACAAGTTGTCAAATCAAGCCCCGAGCAGTTATTAACCCTTGAAGTACAGCGCCAAGGCAAAATTACTACCTTACAAGTCATGCCACAAGCAAAAAAAGATACTATGGGCAATCGATTTGGACAAATTGGCGCAGCGGCAGCAGCATCTAAGGTCACGCCGCCACCTGATTATATAAAAACCATTCAATATACCCCCATCCAAGCGGTGGAAAAATCCGTGCATCAAACTGTCGATTTAAGTGCCATGACCCTCAAATCAATGGGTAAAATGTTGACGGGCACCATTGGGGTAGAGAACCTATCAGGTCCCATTACCATTGCCAAAGTCGCCAATCAAAGCTTTAGCATCGGTTGGGAAGCGGTATTGTCGTTTATGGCGATTATCAGTTTAAGCCTTGCTGTGCTCAATTTATTACCCGTACCTGTGCTCGATGGCGGTCATATTGTCATGTATGCCTATGAGGCTATTTTTGGTAAACCTATGCCCGA is a window encoding:
- the rseP gene encoding RIP metalloprotease RseP, with amino-acid sequence MNFILTVLAAIVVLGPLVALHEWGHYIVARLCGVKVLTYSIGFGPKLLSWTSKKTGINYALSAIPLGGYVKMLDEREGKVNPAERHLAFNNQKPWKKIAIVAAGPVMNLLIAIFLYWLLFITPTQVLATKVGSILPNSPVSQTSLKVGDEIVAVDNKPIQSWQDINYALADRMGESGQVNLTVNGAQGQTNVAVPIQRFMKVEAGKATNPIDSLGAIPWQPKIPAVIGEIVPNSAAARQGLQVGDTITRVNGQPVSDWLAFSQVVKSSPEQLLTLEVQRQGKITTLQVMPQAKKDTMGNRFGQIGAAAAASKVTPPPDYIKTIQYTPIQAVEKSVHQTVDLSAMTLKSMGKMLTGTIGVENLSGPITIAKVANQSFSIGWEAVLSFMAIISLSLAVLNLLPVPVLDGGHIVMYAYEAIFGKPMPEKVQMMGMNIGLVLLAGFMLLAIGNDISRLF